A genome region from Pseudodesulfovibrio alkaliphilus includes the following:
- the sppA gene encoding signal peptide peptidase SppA, whose protein sequence is MRLEGTRLRFSQRHPFLFGVMMILLAVVLVMGATAFLRSVGLAPGGGFRSDKLGVVELEGMILDSAEVVGWIRTLGDDKAVKGVLLRVNSPGGAIAPSQEIYQAVADLAGLKPVVASYATVAASGGYYASAPAHVIVANPGSITASIGVMAEFITVAEALDKLGIKPEVLTTGRYKAAGTPMRDLTQDQRDQLLGLMRDLHEQFVDDVAAARKMERARVAAVADGRAVTGRQALELGLVDMLGSESQAFDRLKSMCGIEGRAVLVRGPVKERTLLERIVGSLKIDLSSQAVQGWTFSYK, encoded by the coding sequence ATGCGTTTGGAAGGAACCCGGCTGCGTTTCTCCCAGCGCCACCCCTTTCTCTTCGGGGTGATGATGATACTGTTGGCCGTGGTCCTCGTCATGGGGGCCACGGCCTTTCTTCGCTCGGTGGGGCTTGCTCCTGGCGGCGGATTCCGCTCGGACAAGCTCGGAGTGGTGGAACTTGAGGGCATGATCCTCGACTCCGCCGAGGTGGTCGGATGGATACGCACCCTCGGGGACGACAAGGCAGTCAAAGGCGTACTGCTGCGCGTCAATTCCCCAGGCGGAGCCATCGCGCCTTCCCAGGAAATCTATCAGGCCGTGGCCGACCTGGCCGGGCTCAAGCCCGTGGTCGCCTCCTACGCCACCGTGGCCGCCAGCGGCGGCTACTATGCCTCGGCCCCGGCCCATGTCATTGTGGCCAATCCCGGCTCCATCACCGCCTCCATCGGGGTCATGGCCGAGTTCATCACTGTGGCCGAGGCTCTGGACAAACTCGGCATCAAGCCCGAGGTGCTGACCACGGGCCGCTACAAGGCCGCTGGAACTCCCATGCGCGACCTGACCCAGGACCAGCGCGATCAGCTCCTTGGCCTGATGCGCGATCTGCACGAACAGTTCGTGGACGACGTGGCCGCAGCCCGCAAAATGGAACGCGCCCGGGTGGCCGCCGTGGCCGACGGCAGGGCCGTTACCGGCCGTCAGGCCCTGGAGCTGGGGCTGGTGGACATGCTCGGCAGCGAGTCCCAGGCATTTGACCGGCTCAAGTCCATGTGCGGCATCGAGGGCCGTGCCGTGCTCGTGCGCGGACCTGTCAAGGAGCGCACGCTCCTGGAACGCATCGTGGGCTCCCTGAAGATCGACCTCTCCTCCCAGGCAGTCCAGGGCTGGACCTTTTCCTACAAGTAA
- a CDS encoding DUF2087 domain-containing protein: MPRTPMPMCVGDVSDFARTLRRQLKDLERIPGHVEMLNLLARAGGFRNIQHLRAQQTPREALALSPSSSQVDPVLIKRLLRLFDDRRRLVRWPRKFTQRKLCLWVVWSRVPSRVVMTEKEINALIEAAHLFGDHALLRRELVDHGLLARTPDGRRYSRREGALPTQAAALLDHLRQRDQLQAPRHRH; the protein is encoded by the coding sequence ATGCCCAGAACACCCATGCCCATGTGCGTGGGCGATGTATCCGACTTCGCCCGCACCCTGCGTCGTCAACTCAAGGATCTTGAACGAATCCCCGGCCATGTGGAGATGCTCAACCTGCTCGCCAGGGCGGGCGGATTCCGCAACATCCAACACCTGCGAGCCCAGCAGACGCCACGGGAGGCGCTGGCCTTGTCTCCGTCGTCTAGCCAGGTTGACCCTGTCCTGATCAAACGGCTGTTGCGGCTTTTCGACGACAGGCGGCGGCTCGTGCGCTGGCCCAGAAAATTCACCCAGCGCAAGCTCTGCCTCTGGGTGGTCTGGTCGCGCGTTCCTTCTCGTGTGGTCATGACCGAGAAGGAGATCAACGCCCTGATCGAGGCCGCCCACCTTTTCGGCGACCATGCGCTGCTGCGTCGCGAACTGGTGGACCACGGCCTGCTCGCCCGCACCCCGGACGGCCGGAGATACTCCCGCCGCGAGGGCGCTTTGCCGACACAGGCCGCGGCTCTGCTCGACCATCTGCGACAGCGGGACCAGCTCCAGGCCCCACGGCATCGGCACTGA
- a CDS encoding glutamine amidotransferase, translated as MAAPRSVLILKTGSTFDDLAAARGDFEHWTAQAMGLTSGQWLCADVRNGMSPPDPTAVAGCVITGSHDMVTDDADWMLAAGSWLSRAMEAGLPLLGICFGHQLMAHALGGRAAYHPGGPEIGTVDVTLTAQAADDPLFSALPSVFAAHVTHSQTAIALPSGSVVLAASGHDPHQAFRLGPNAWGVQFHPEFDAEATRHYVTAQAAKLAAHGADHDTVLASVRETPESTGLLRRFAEYCLG; from the coding sequence ATGGCCGCTCCCCGCTCCGTTCTCATTCTCAAGACCGGGTCCACCTTTGACGATCTGGCTGCCGCCAGAGGGGACTTCGAGCATTGGACGGCTCAGGCCATGGGCCTGACTTCCGGACAATGGCTCTGCGCCGATGTCCGAAACGGCATGTCGCCGCCGGACCCGACCGCTGTTGCGGGATGCGTGATTACCGGCTCCCATGACATGGTCACGGACGATGCGGACTGGATGCTGGCCGCCGGAAGCTGGCTCTCCCGAGCCATGGAGGCCGGGCTGCCGCTGCTTGGCATCTGCTTTGGCCATCAACTCATGGCCCACGCTCTGGGCGGCCGCGCAGCCTATCATCCCGGCGGCCCGGAAATAGGAACTGTGGATGTGACCCTGACCGCGCAAGCGGCGGATGATCCCTTGTTCTCGGCTCTGCCGTCCGTGTTCGCGGCCCATGTGACCCATTCCCAGACTGCCATTGCCCTGCCGTCTGGAAGCGTGGTCCTGGCCGCCAGCGGTCATGATCCGCATCAGGCTTTTCGCCTTGGCCCCAATGCCTGGGGAGTACAGTTCCATCCTGAATTCGATGCCGAGGCCACCCGCCACTACGTCACGGCCCAGGCTGCCAAACTTGCAGCTCACGGCGCCGACCACGACACCGTGCTCGCCTCGGTGCGCGAAACCCCTGAATCGACAGGCCTGTTGCGCCGTTTCGCTGAGTATTGCCTCGGCTGA
- a CDS encoding M48 family metalloprotease — translation MMRTYSKPWTRRRFIKAGAMAAALMALGGCAKNPVTGRSQLMLVSETEEISMDTQASPHQISADYGRAQDEALNAYVSEVGHRLADLSHRPEMPYNFQVVNATYVNAYAFPGGTIACTRGIMLDMENEAEMAALLGHEIGHVNARHTASRMSNSILVSLAAGVGGALVGAKYGGEWGALAGGLGGFGAGMLLAAYSRQDERQADSLGMEYMTRAEYNPDGMAGLMDMLNAKHDREPNALEVMFATHPMSSERLATARTAANTRYPSAREYSFYRERYMDNTASLRSIEPAVRDLQTAEKFIVKKEYPKADEHIASALSKAPNDYVGLLLMAKSKAAQGRYSEGIPYAERAREAHPGEPQALQLNGLLQVRAGNFSQALSNFTAYEAALPGNPYSAFYKGYSKEGMGDRRGAAEEYVRFLGQVNQGDQAKHAYYRLVEWGYVKGRAEPVPDPFKGLA, via the coding sequence ATGATGCGTACCTATTCCAAACCCTGGACCCGGCGCAGGTTCATCAAGGCCGGAGCCATGGCCGCAGCGCTCATGGCCCTTGGCGGCTGCGCCAAGAATCCCGTCACCGGCCGAAGCCAGCTCATGCTCGTCAGCGAGACCGAAGAGATCTCCATGGACACACAGGCTTCCCCGCACCAGATCTCCGCTGACTACGGACGGGCACAGGACGAGGCTCTCAACGCCTATGTGTCCGAGGTGGGCCACCGTCTCGCCGATCTTAGCCACCGGCCGGAGATGCCTTACAACTTCCAGGTGGTCAACGCCACCTATGTCAATGCCTACGCCTTTCCCGGCGGGACAATAGCCTGCACACGCGGCATCATGCTGGACATGGAAAACGAGGCCGAGATGGCAGCCCTGCTCGGCCACGAGATCGGCCACGTCAACGCCCGGCACACGGCCTCGCGCATGAGCAATTCCATCCTTGTCTCTCTGGCGGCCGGTGTGGGCGGAGCCCTGGTGGGTGCCAAGTACGGGGGAGAGTGGGGCGCCCTGGCAGGCGGCCTGGGCGGATTCGGCGCGGGTATGCTTCTGGCCGCCTACAGCCGCCAGGACGAACGCCAGGCCGACAGTCTGGGCATGGAATACATGACGCGGGCTGAATACAATCCCGATGGCATGGCCGGGCTCATGGACATGCTCAACGCCAAGCATGACCGCGAACCCAATGCCCTGGAAGTGATGTTCGCCACCCACCCCATGAGCAGCGAGCGGCTGGCCACGGCCCGCACGGCGGCCAACACCCGATACCCTTCGGCCAGAGAATACTCCTTCTACAGGGAGCGGTACATGGACAACACCGCCTCCCTGCGCTCCATCGAACCGGCCGTACGGGATTTGCAGACCGCGGAAAAATTCATCGTCAAAAAAGAATACCCCAAGGCCGACGAGCATATCGCCTCGGCCCTGAGCAAAGCGCCCAATGACTATGTCGGGCTTCTGCTCATGGCCAAAAGCAAGGCGGCACAGGGTCGGTACAGCGAGGGAATCCCCTATGCAGAGCGTGCCCGCGAGGCCCACCCGGGCGAACCCCAGGCCCTGCAGTTGAACGGCCTGCTCCAGGTCCGGGCAGGCAACTTCTCGCAGGCCCTGTCCAATTTCACGGCCTATGAGGCCGCCTTGCCGGGCAACCCCTACTCCGCCTTCTACAAGGGCTACAGCAAGGAAGGCATGGGCGACCGGCGCGGGGCAGCCGAAGAATATGTGCGCTTTCTCGGGCAGGTCAATCAGGGAGATCAGGCCAAACACGCCTACTACAGGCTGGTGGAATGGGGCTATGTCAAGGGACGGGCCGAGCCGGTGCCCGATCCATTCAAGGGACTGGCCTGA
- a CDS encoding lytic transglycosylase domain-containing protein: MDAFKSLRPLFAALCIVGLATFMAGCAAKSPVSEPVAEREQGGVPDDAEALDPEVIAAPVEEGELTQAEKAVLNARFGLLFDLEDHNNADVERYFNYFNHKARATMERWLERSQPHLPYVRRVFTQYGLPQDLVLLPFTESGYNVRAYSWAGAGGMWQFMKGTGRLYGLRSDWWIDERRDPYKSTDAAARHLRDLYDRFGDWYLALAAYNAGEGKISRALKLTDCDDFFELTANNHKLTGRAKLKPETKHYVPKFIAISKIFQNLDTLGYNPVSWDMEPEVVPVQVPGGTDLLALARAGGLTWKEFHEYNPAYRRQVSPPHMETTAYLPAAKADSMIAYLKDPGSRPYAGYTQYAVRSGDSWWRISNRFRVPVAVLKKVNNTNSDILRPGQLVMVPGNESGRVVASSPSEGTASSTRAIASRRGNYVVRSGDTLWSISRKFGTTVDTIKQSNGLRSNALKAGQRLYIPDNSGQATRQAVRDAEQTKAQLVRYKVRRGDNLTAIARKFGVTVADLRKWNSLNSRGTIYAGQDLKVYVH; this comes from the coding sequence TTGGACGCATTCAAATCTCTGCGCCCGCTTTTCGCGGCGCTCTGCATCGTCGGATTGGCGACCTTCATGGCCGGTTGTGCCGCCAAGTCTCCTGTCAGCGAGCCTGTCGCCGAGCGGGAACAAGGCGGTGTTCCCGATGACGCCGAGGCTCTGGACCCGGAGGTCATTGCCGCCCCGGTGGAGGAAGGGGAACTGACCCAGGCCGAGAAGGCGGTACTCAACGCACGCTTTGGCCTTCTCTTTGATCTCGAAGACCACAATAATGCCGATGTTGAGCGTTATTTCAACTATTTCAACCACAAAGCTCGCGCAACCATGGAGCGCTGGCTGGAGCGCTCGCAGCCGCATCTGCCATATGTGCGCCGCGTCTTCACCCAGTACGGTCTGCCCCAGGACCTTGTGCTTCTGCCCTTCACCGAGTCGGGGTACAATGTCCGCGCCTATTCATGGGCCGGGGCAGGTGGCATGTGGCAGTTCATGAAGGGCACCGGACGACTCTACGGTCTGCGATCCGACTGGTGGATCGACGAGCGCCGCGACCCCTACAAGTCCACCGACGCCGCCGCCCGGCATCTGCGCGACCTGTATGACCGCTTCGGCGACTGGTATCTGGCCCTGGCCGCCTACAATGCCGGCGAAGGGAAAATCTCCCGGGCCCTCAAGCTGACCGACTGCGACGACTTCTTCGAGCTGACGGCCAACAACCACAAGCTCACCGGCCGTGCCAAGCTCAAGCCGGAAACCAAGCACTATGTGCCCAAATTCATTGCCATTTCCAAGATATTCCAGAATCTTGACACCCTGGGGTACAACCCGGTCTCCTGGGACATGGAGCCCGAGGTGGTGCCCGTGCAGGTGCCCGGCGGTACCGACCTGCTCGCCCTGGCCCGTGCGGGCGGCCTGACCTGGAAGGAATTCCACGAGTACAACCCGGCCTATCGCCGACAGGTCAGCCCGCCGCACATGGAGACCACCGCCTATCTGCCCGCAGCCAAGGCGGACAGCATGATCGCCTATCTCAAGGACCCCGGTTCCCGTCCCTACGCAGGCTACACTCAGTACGCCGTGCGCAGCGGCGACTCCTGGTGGCGCATCTCCAACCGCTTCCGGGTGCCCGTGGCCGTGCTCAAGAAGGTCAACAATACCAATTCCGACATCCTGCGCCCTGGCCAGCTGGTCATGGTGCCTGGCAACGAGTCGGGCCGCGTGGTGGCCAGTTCCCCGTCCGAGGGCACTGCCTCGTCCACCCGTGCCATCGCCTCGCGTCGCGGCAACTACGTGGTGCGTAGCGGCGACACCCTGTGGTCCATCTCGCGCAAGTTCGGGACCACCGTGGACACCATCAAGCAGTCCAACGGTCTTCGCTCAAACGCCCTCAAGGCGGGCCAGCGCCTTTACATCCCGGACAATTCCGGCCAGGCCACCCGGCAGGCCGTTCGTGACGCGGAGCAGACCAAGGCCCAGCTGGTGCGTTACAAGGTGCGCCGTGGCGACAACTTGACGGCCATTGCCCGCAAGTTTGGCGTCACTGTGGCCGATCTGCGCAAGTGGAATTCCCTCAACTCCCGGGGCACCATCTATGCCGGGCAGGATCTCAAGGTGTACGTCCATTAG
- a CDS encoding TrmH family RNA methyltransferase: MQDKKDGKLYVVGNKPVKELLLDEPCRVDFVAFRKGRHDAALEEILALCRTAGVPFRSVSAKDLDFMYRGNHQGVAARCAALSYVSLETLLESAPEAPLPLIVALDQVQDTGNVGVLARTVYALGGAGLIVCQHHGAYLGAGAVRSSAGALNKLPVAKAGNMAAALKDCANHDFTLYCARSGADALNAYETELSGPAVLVLGNEEKGVRPGVAKLCHHDLSIPLRREFDSLNVAQAGAVLVSEFARRLG, translated from the coding sequence ATGCAGGACAAGAAGGACGGTAAACTTTACGTAGTCGGCAACAAGCCGGTGAAAGAGCTGCTGCTCGACGAACCGTGCCGGGTCGATTTCGTGGCCTTCCGCAAGGGCCGCCACGATGCGGCGCTTGAGGAAATCCTCGCCCTGTGCCGCACGGCCGGGGTGCCGTTCCGCTCCGTCTCGGCCAAGGATCTGGATTTCATGTACCGGGGCAACCATCAGGGCGTGGCCGCCCGCTGCGCGGCCCTGTCCTACGTCTCGCTTGAAACCCTGCTCGAATCCGCGCCCGAGGCGCCCCTGCCGCTCATCGTGGCCCTGGATCAGGTCCAGGACACAGGCAACGTGGGCGTGCTGGCCCGCACGGTCTATGCTCTGGGCGGGGCCGGGCTCATCGTCTGCCAGCACCACGGCGCCTATCTCGGGGCCGGGGCGGTCCGCTCCAGCGCGGGAGCGCTGAACAAGCTGCCCGTGGCCAAGGCGGGCAATATGGCCGCGGCCCTCAAGGACTGCGCCAACCACGATTTCACCCTGTACTGCGCCCGCTCGGGCGCGGATGCCCTCAATGCCTACGAGACCGAGCTGTCCGGCCCGGCCGTGCTGGTGCTCGGCAACGAGGAAAAGGGAGTGCGGCCCGGCGTGGCCAAGCTCTGTCACCACGATCTCTCCATCCCCCTGCGCCGCGAGTTCGACTCCCTCAACGTGGCCCAGGCCGGTGCCGTGCTCGTCTCCGAGTTCGCCCGCCGCCTGGGCTGA
- a CDS encoding protein kinase domain-containing protein — MHIGRYEIRGLLGRGGMGAVYKAAMPVTGRMVALKVLKPADILIDIMGSDALTSLFLGEAATMARISHANVASVLDVDEGGAATPPHFTMEYYCGNLGALMGETYDAERPSRRLGAQAALALARQMLHGLDRLHYEGIVHRDIKPFNVMLAEDEGGLGTVRLIDFGLSRLRGERPARHPGMVVGSPWYTAPEQEADPDKADSRADIFSVGVTLYRMLTGKLPEPGRDSIGLVLDDPELAGPDWDGLFSRALAAVPDNRFADAAAMLDALDRAETDWLAARDAACSLADPPDPWPSRLRRPPARATPIKTGARQARSLFGLDELWRPNSAAPALFSDQGDGTVLQPGPDGSLAGLLWERDGSRYPLTWERAKAHAARLGERAFAGRTGWRLPTIDELAALMGRAAHPGLSCQAPAFDPRKSRLWSADTKAFTAAWYADAHLGYIGWQDRSCRFFARAVCPA; from the coding sequence ATGCACATCGGACGGTACGAGATTCGCGGCCTGCTGGGCCGGGGCGGCATGGGCGCGGTCTACAAGGCGGCCATGCCCGTGACCGGACGCATGGTGGCCCTCAAGGTGCTCAAGCCCGCCGACATCCTCATCGACATCATGGGCAGCGATGCCCTGACCTCCCTGTTTCTGGGCGAGGCTGCCACCATGGCCCGCATCAGCCACGCCAACGTGGCCTCGGTCCTGGACGTGGACGAAGGCGGCGCGGCCACCCCGCCCCATTTCACCATGGAATACTATTGCGGCAACCTCGGCGCCCTCATGGGCGAGACCTACGATGCGGAGCGCCCTTCGCGCAGGCTGGGCGCACAGGCAGCCCTGGCCCTGGCCCGCCAGATGCTCCACGGGCTCGACCGACTCCATTACGAGGGCATCGTCCACCGCGACATCAAGCCCTTCAACGTCATGCTGGCCGAGGACGAGGGCGGTCTCGGCACGGTCAGGCTCATCGATTTCGGCCTGAGCCGGCTGCGCGGCGAGCGGCCTGCACGCCACCCGGGCATGGTGGTGGGCTCTCCCTGGTACACCGCCCCCGAACAGGAGGCCGACCCGGACAAGGCCGACAGCCGCGCCGATATCTTTTCCGTGGGCGTGACCCTTTACCGGATGCTTACCGGAAAGCTGCCGGAACCAGGGCGCGATTCGATCGGGCTGGTCCTGGACGATCCCGAACTCGCCGGCCCGGACTGGGACGGCCTCTTCAGCCGTGCCCTGGCCGCAGTCCCGGACAATCGCTTTGCCGACGCAGCCGCCATGCTCGATGCCTTGGACCGGGCCGAAACCGACTGGCTGGCGGCCCGCGACGCCGCCTGCTCCCTTGCGGACCCGCCTGATCCGTGGCCGTCCCGGTTGCGCCGCCCTCCGGCGCGGGCAACGCCAATCAAAACAGGAGCGCGGCAGGCGCGGAGCCTCTTTGGCCTCGACGAGTTGTGGCGGCCCAATAGCGCTGCCCCGGCCCTGTTCTCGGACCAGGGCGACGGCACCGTGCTCCAGCCCGGACCGGACGGTTCCCTTGCGGGGCTGCTCTGGGAGCGGGACGGCTCGCGCTATCCGCTGACCTGGGAACGCGCAAAGGCCCACGCGGCGCGACTGGGGGAACGCGCCTTTGCAGGGCGCACCGGCTGGCGGCTGCCCACCATCGACGAGCTGGCCGCGCTCATGGGCCGGGCCGCGCATCCGGGTCTCTCCTGTCAGGCCCCGGCGTTCGATCCGCGCAAGTCGCGGCTCTGGAGCGCCGACACCAAGGCATTCACCGCCGCGTGGTACGCCGACGCCCACCTGGGCTACATCGGCTGGCAGGATCGCTCCTGCCGCTTTTTCGCACGGGCCGTGTGCCCGGCCTGA
- a CDS encoding AraC family transcriptional regulator — MRTTKEETKQDYAKRMDRVLEHIQTHLDEPLALKELAAIACFSPYHFHRIFSGMIGESVKSHIRRLRLERAAITLKHGDACVTDIALSAGFETHESFTRAFTSMFGLSPRQFRDAHHGGIERKHSNYWKEIVMEASVNTLEAMDVVFVRHVGPYKDCHQAWSTLCGFADGKGLFTPSARVLAVCHDDPDVTPEDKIRYDACITVAGPVEVQAPVGMKTIAGGRYAKTLHKGPHSELHRTYAWLCGQWAPQNGHEADAGASIEIYLNTPDRTAPEALLTEVYVPLK; from the coding sequence ATGCGCACCACGAAAGAGGAAACCAAACAGGATTACGCGAAGCGGATGGACCGGGTTCTGGAGCACATCCAGACCCACCTGGACGAGCCCCTGGCGCTGAAGGAACTGGCCGCCATAGCCTGTTTCTCGCCATATCATTTTCACCGCATTTTCAGCGGCATGATCGGCGAGTCGGTGAAATCCCACATCAGGCGTCTTCGCCTGGAACGGGCGGCCATCACCCTGAAGCACGGCGATGCTTGCGTGACGGACATCGCCCTAAGCGCCGGATTCGAAACCCACGAATCATTCACGCGGGCATTCACCTCCATGTTCGGCCTCTCCCCCAGGCAGTTTCGCGATGCGCACCACGGCGGCATTGAACGTAAACACTCAAACTACTGGAAGGAGATCGTCATGGAAGCAAGTGTCAACACCCTTGAGGCCATGGATGTCGTTTTCGTCCGTCACGTCGGACCGTACAAGGATTGCCACCAAGCATGGTCGACCCTCTGCGGCTTTGCAGACGGCAAGGGACTCTTCACGCCATCGGCGCGGGTGCTCGCCGTTTGCCACGACGACCCCGACGTTACGCCCGAAGACAAGATCCGCTACGATGCGTGCATCACCGTCGCAGGGCCGGTCGAGGTCCAGGCTCCTGTGGGGATGAAGACCATCGCCGGGGGCCGGTACGCCAAAACCCTCCACAAGGGACCGCACTCCGAACTCCACAGGACCTACGCCTGGCTGTGCGGTCAATGGGCGCCGCAGAACGGGCACGAGGCGGATGCCGGGGCAAGCATCGAGATATATCTCAACACCCCGGACAGGACCGCACCTGAGGCCCTGCTGACCGAGGTGTACGTCCCCTTGAAATAG
- the metE gene encoding 5-methyltetrahydropteroyltriglutamate--homocysteine S-methyltransferase has product MNAHVIGFPRMGAARELKWALERHWRGELDEGGLMAVSSELKERHWAVQAGAGLDFVCVGDHSLYDHVLDAAVMVGAVPQRFRNRECGGLAAYFRMARGDADTPAMTMTKWFDSNYHYIVPELESATIFTGRAEALRRDAARAAALGFRPKPVLVGPLTFLMLARETGGASRWDHVAGLAEAYCRILGELSGVASWVQLDEPALCLDLPPQAAEAAQYVYGELARSCDGVDILLATYFGQLRENLDLAASLPVAALHLDLVRGSGQLDEALRAVPEGMGVSLGLVDGRNVWRTDLDAAARAVDEARNALGEDRVMVATSCSLLHSPMDVEQETSLDPEIRRWMAFAVQKCAEVVALKGFARGESPALFAENREALAERRGSVRVHDPAVAGRLLSVDETMLTRKSPVAHRAVVQRERFGLPLFPTTTIGSFPQTPEIRKTRLAHRRGEISETDYADWIRGRIAEAVAQQEALDIDVLVHGEPERNDMVEYFGQMLNGFCFTENGWVQSYGSRCVKPPVIYGDVSRPGPMTVDWITYAQSLTDRPMKGMLTGPVTILCWSFVRDDIPRGEICRQLALAVRDEVTDLEAAGVGIIQVDEAALREGMPLRQDEREAYLRWAVDSFRLVTGGVADETQIHSHMCYSDFNSIVQWIGAMDADVVSIEASRSGMRLLDAFDAREFPAAIGPGVYDIHSPRVPGEDEILDLLRRALRVVPAERLWVNPDCGLKTRAWPETLAALENMVAAARRLRQEQGEQATE; this is encoded by the coding sequence ATGAACGCGCACGTGATTGGTTTTCCGAGAATGGGGGCGGCCCGCGAGTTGAAATGGGCCCTTGAGCGACACTGGCGGGGAGAGCTTGACGAGGGCGGCCTGATGGCGGTCTCGTCGGAGCTCAAGGAGCGGCACTGGGCGGTGCAGGCCGGGGCCGGACTGGACTTCGTCTGCGTGGGGGATCATTCCCTCTATGACCATGTGCTGGACGCGGCTGTTATGGTCGGCGCCGTGCCGCAGCGGTTTCGGAACAGGGAGTGCGGCGGGCTTGCCGCTTATTTCCGCATGGCCCGCGGCGATGCCGACACGCCGGCCATGACCATGACCAAATGGTTTGATTCCAACTACCATTATATCGTTCCCGAGCTGGAATCTGCCACAATCTTCACCGGCCGGGCCGAGGCCCTGCGCCGGGACGCGGCCAGGGCTGCCGCCCTCGGGTTTCGTCCCAAGCCGGTTCTGGTAGGACCGTTGACGTTCCTGATGCTGGCAAGGGAAACGGGCGGTGCCAGCCGATGGGACCATGTGGCCGGGCTGGCCGAGGCCTATTGCCGGATTCTGGGCGAGCTGTCCGGTGTGGCCTCCTGGGTCCAACTGGACGAGCCCGCCTTGTGCCTCGACCTGCCGCCCCAGGCGGCAGAGGCCGCGCAATACGTCTATGGCGAACTGGCCCGGTCCTGCGATGGCGTAGATATCCTGCTGGCCACCTATTTCGGTCAGTTGCGCGAGAATCTCGACCTGGCCGCTTCGCTGCCCGTGGCCGCGTTGCATCTGGATCTGGTGCGCGGAAGCGGTCAGCTCGACGAGGCCCTTCGGGCGGTACCCGAGGGAATGGGCGTCTCCCTCGGGCTGGTCGATGGCCGCAATGTCTGGCGGACCGACCTGGATGCCGCGGCCAGGGCCGTGGACGAGGCCCGGAACGCTCTGGGCGAGGACAGGGTGATGGTTGCCACAAGCTGCTCGTTGCTCCACTCGCCCATGGATGTGGAGCAAGAGACCTCCCTTGACCCGGAGATCAGACGCTGGATGGCCTTTGCCGTCCAGAAGTGCGCCGAGGTGGTGGCCCTCAAGGGGTTCGCCCGAGGCGAAAGCCCGGCGCTGTTTGCCGAGAACCGCGAGGCTCTGGCGGAGCGGCGCGGAAGTGTGCGGGTTCATGATCCGGCTGTGGCCGGGCGGCTTCTTTCGGTGGACGAAACCATGCTCACGCGCAAGTCGCCGGTAGCGCACCGGGCCGTTGTGCAGCGGGAGCGGTTCGGGCTGCCCCTTTTCCCCACAACGACCATCGGCTCCTTTCCCCAGACCCCGGAGATACGGAAGACGCGCCTCGCCCACAGGCGGGGGGAAATCTCAGAGACCGATTACGCCGACTGGATACGCGGGCGGATCGCCGAGGCGGTGGCCCAACAGGAGGCCCTGGATATTGACGTGCTGGTGCATGGTGAGCCGGAGCGAAACGACATGGTGGAGTACTTCGGCCAGATGCTCAACGGATTCTGCTTTACGGAAAACGGCTGGGTCCAGAGTTACGGCAGCCGTTGCGTCAAGCCGCCGGTCATTTATGGCGACGTGTCCAGGCCCGGCCCCATGACTGTTGACTGGATCACCTACGCCCAGTCCCTGACCGATCGGCCGATGAAGGGCATGCTCACGGGCCCGGTGACCATCCTGTGCTGGAGCTTCGTGCGCGACGACATCCCGCGTGGCGAGATCTGCCGCCAGCTTGCCCTGGCCGTGCGAGACGAAGTGACTGATCTGGAGGCTGCGGGCGTCGGCATCATTCAGGTGGACGAAGCGGCCCTGCGCGAGGGGATGCCGCTTCGGCAGGACGAGCGCGAGGCATACCTGCGCTGGGCCGTGGACAGCTTCCGGCTGGTCACGGGCGGGGTGGCAGACGAAACCCAGATCCACTCGCACATGTGCTACAGCGACTTCAATTCCATCGTGCAGTGGATCGGGGCCATGGACGCCGACGTGGTCAGCATCGAGGCGAGCCGAAGCGGTATGCGCCTACTCGACGCCTTTGACGCCCGTGAGTTCCCCGCGGCTATCGGGCCCGGTGTGTATGACATCCACAGCCCGAGGGTGCCCGGCGAGGACGAGATTCTCGATCTGCTGCGCAGGGCGTTGCGCGTGGTCCCGGCGGAGCGGCTCTGGGTCAACCCGGATTGCGGCCTGAAGACCCGCGCCTGGCCGGAGACCCTGGCTGCCCTGGAAAACATGGTTGCCGCCGCCAGACGCTTGCGGCAGGAGCAGGGCGAACAGGCAACGGAGTAG